A section of the Callithrix jacchus isolate 240 chromosome 14, calJac240_pri, whole genome shotgun sequence genome encodes:
- the LOC118147171 gene encoding uncharacterized protein LOC118147171: MPRTPPTPHRPQKSLLCIFLQDKTSGAVFLKPGLKSLCSPPLSSAPVKKKQNSDEKKKRGKLGTKAGQAPLLAGPVGRSDMALWGEYPYQHTGTPIRPHLVTSRSLGASLTNPYRSVPRLLPTFSLEPGRLLLRTAEGKPGSPEETHRTSRSRADEVRVSYSRAGTGDASSRSRQAEGRSPLPSSSARGSFPALAGVKLAPPPQIPRPGLPRTPCPRLRWPWGAEVWARGWERWGSSGPVGLERPGSPWAGAFRTPGRPLAARTRGRDPSQAGGAFPGSGFRTATPGANGGAGAPGRALRRPCTGGTQAGRLCPPRGTGLLSGSPWQPGAVGVGGDGPAQPRTCKGPRSLPRCPHTQSQGHAWGSLQLRPLGQPDRTPGPPSVPAAVPPGKRGAEKCFLERNKGAGQHTGERKDPRPGMSAQKAGMDNADSQSTVFLYQPIDYSKNGAYSSAIPIQGFVLQHTLI; encoded by the exons ATGCCAAggacaccccccaccccccaccggcCCCAGAAAAGCCTGCTCTGCATATTCCTCCAAGACAAGACATCTGGAGCCGTCTTTCTGAAGCCAGGGTTAAAGTCCCTCTGCTCCCCA CCCTTGTCTTCTGCCCCTGTCAAGAAGAAGCAGAACTCAGATGAAAAGAAGAAACGGGGCAAGCTTGGAACCAAGGCGGGACAGGCCCCACTCCTTGCAGGCCCCGTGGGTCGCAGTGATATGGCACTCTGGGGGGAGTACCCCTACCAGCAT ACGGGAACCCCAATCCGACCCCACCTGGTGACCTCTCGATCGCTGGGAGCCTCTCTCACAAACCCCTACAGATCAGTCCCTCGCCTGCTCCCAACTTTCTCCCTGGAACCTGGGCGGCTTCTCCTAAGGACAGCGGAGGGGAAGCCTGGCTCTCCTGAAGAAACGCACAGGA CATCGCGGAGTCGGGCGGACGAGGTACGGGTTTCTTATTCCAGGGCCGGAACAGGAGACGCTTCTTCCAGAAGCCGGCAGGCGGAGGGCAGGTCCCCGCTCCCTTCTTCCTCGGCTCGGGGCTCTTTCCCGGCTCTGGCGGGAGTTAAGCTCGCGCCGCCGCCGCAGATCCCCCGGCCCGGCCTGCCCCGGACTCCCTGTCCCCGCCTCCGGTGGCCGTGGGGCGCCGAGGTGTGGGCTCGAGGCTGGGAGCGTTGGGGGTCGTCCGGGCCCGTGGGGCTGGAGAGGCCGGGATCGCCCTGGGCAGGAGCGTTCAGGACGCCCGGGCGGCCGCTGGCGGCGAGGACGCGCGGGAGGGATCCGAGCCAGGCGGGCGGCGCGTTCCCCGGTTCAGGCTTCAGAACGGCCACCCCGGGCGCGAACGGGGGCGCTGGGGCTCCCGGCAGGGCTCTGCGCCGACCCTGCACCGGGGGCACCCAGGCGGGGAGGCTATGCCCGCCTCGGGGCACGGGGCTCCTCAGCGGTTCACCTTGGCAGCCCGGCGCCGTCGGAGTGGGCGGAGACGGCCCCGCTCAGCCACGAACGTGCAAAGGACCGAGGAGCCTCCCCCGCTGCCCACACACTCAATCTCAGGGACACGCCTGGGGCAGCCTCCAACTTCGTCCCCTGGGCCAGCCCGACCGGACACCAGGGCCACCTTCGGTGCCAGCTGCCGTACCTCCGGGTAAAAGAGGCGCAGAGAAGTGCTTTCTAGAGAGAAACAAGGGGGCGGGGCAGCACACTGGAGAAAGGAAGGACCCCCGCCCAGGGATGTCTGCTCAGAAGGCTGGGATGGACAACGCTGACTCACAGAGCACAGTCTTCCTTTACCAGCCCATAGATTACTCAAAAAATGGGGCCTATAGTTCTGCAATCCCAATCCAAG GATTTGTTCTCCAGCATACACTCATCTAA